One Bradyrhizobium zhanjiangense DNA segment encodes these proteins:
- a CDS encoding carbohydrate ABC transporter permease has product MFFYVPMALFLLFLLFPFYWMVITSVRPDGELYRPWNSINYNPFWTWKPTWDHVRYLFEETLFASWLWNTTFIALASTAISLVCGVFAGYALSRLNFPFAGSLGTGIFITYLVPQTLLFIPLAEIIRNYRLGDTPWSLILTYPTFLIPFCTWLMMGYFKAVPKELEECARIDGASRWQAMLYIVIPVAIPGILSAGIFAFTLSWNEFIYALVFLSSPEQKTVPVGVTSELIRGDVFYWGPLMAGALLGSIPVAIAYSFFVEHYVAGLTGSVKG; this is encoded by the coding sequence ATGTTCTTCTACGTCCCCATGGCGCTGTTCCTGCTTTTCCTGCTGTTCCCGTTCTACTGGATGGTGATCACTTCGGTGCGGCCGGACGGCGAGCTTTACCGGCCTTGGAATTCGATCAACTACAATCCGTTCTGGACTTGGAAACCGACCTGGGACCATGTCAGGTACTTGTTCGAGGAAACGCTGTTCGCATCGTGGCTGTGGAACACGACGTTCATCGCGCTCGCGTCAACCGCTATCTCGCTCGTGTGCGGCGTGTTCGCCGGCTATGCTCTGTCGCGGCTGAACTTTCCATTTGCCGGCAGCCTGGGCACCGGCATCTTCATTACTTATCTGGTACCGCAAACGCTGCTGTTCATTCCGCTGGCAGAGATCATACGCAACTATCGGCTGGGTGACACGCCTTGGTCACTGATTCTGACCTATCCGACCTTTCTTATTCCGTTCTGCACCTGGCTCATGATGGGCTACTTCAAGGCGGTACCCAAGGAGCTCGAGGAATGCGCGCGCATTGATGGCGCCTCGCGCTGGCAGGCTATGCTCTACATCGTCATCCCGGTGGCGATCCCGGGCATCCTCTCGGCCGGCATTTTCGCTTTCACGCTGTCGTGGAACGAGTTCATCTATGCGCTTGTCTTCCTGTCCTCGCCTGAGCAGAAGACTGTGCCGGTCGGCGTCACATCGGAGCTGATCCGTGGCGATGTATTCTACTGGGGACCGCTGATGGCTGGGGCCCTGCTTGGATCGATACCGGTTGCTATCGCCTATTCGTTTTTCGTCGAGCACTACGTCGCAGGATTGACCGGATCGGTGAAGGGCTGA
- a CDS encoding carbohydrate ABC transporter permease, translating to MAISAVSATTLREAPPPRRQRLLEDERWLAFVLLVPTIALLGMFIAYPFIRGILLSVTNSRVGMPGDFVGLANFYKIFNDGIFRTSVYNTFLYTGVTTVFKLALGLWLAMLLNRNFRGKAFTRAFILLPFIIPTVLSTFAWKWMFDPTFSVLNWLLYHFGLITGRINWLGDPDLAMISIIVVNIWRGVPFFAISLLAGLQTISPELNEAAAIDGAKPWQRFWHITWPLLLPVTMVVVLFSVIQTFADFQIVYVMTGGGPANATHLFATYAYQIGIGTGLLSEGAAISLAMFPVLFLVVIIQLLYIRRVEVR from the coding sequence ATGGCGATAAGCGCGGTTTCCGCCACCACGCTCCGCGAGGCGCCCCCTCCGCGGCGACAGCGGTTGCTCGAGGACGAGCGCTGGTTGGCATTCGTGCTGCTGGTGCCGACCATCGCGCTGCTCGGCATGTTCATTGCCTATCCCTTCATTCGAGGGATATTGCTGTCGGTCACTAACTCGCGCGTCGGTATGCCCGGCGACTTCGTCGGCCTCGCAAACTTCTACAAGATCTTCAATGACGGAATCTTTCGCACCTCCGTTTACAACACCTTCCTCTATACGGGCGTGACCACCGTCTTCAAGCTGGCGCTCGGGCTGTGGCTGGCCATGCTGCTCAACCGTAATTTCCGCGGCAAGGCCTTTACCCGTGCTTTCATCCTGCTGCCTTTCATTATCCCGACCGTGCTCTCGACTTTCGCCTGGAAGTGGATGTTCGACCCGACGTTCAGCGTTCTCAATTGGCTCCTCTACCATTTCGGCTTGATCACCGGTCGGATCAATTGGCTGGGCGATCCGGACCTCGCCATGATCTCGATTATCGTCGTCAACATCTGGCGCGGGGTGCCGTTCTTTGCCATCAGCCTGCTCGCAGGCTTGCAGACTATCAGTCCCGAACTCAACGAGGCCGCCGCCATCGACGGCGCCAAGCCGTGGCAGCGGTTCTGGCACATCACCTGGCCACTGCTGCTGCCCGTGACCATGGTCGTGGTGCTGTTCTCAGTGATTCAGACGTTCGCCGACTTCCAGATCGTCTATGTGATGACGGGCGGCGGACCAGCCAACGCAACGCACCTGTTTGCCACCTACGCCTATCAGATTGGTATCGGCACCGGCCTCTTAAGCGAGGGCGCCGCAATATCGCTCGCAATGTTTCCGGTCCTGTTTCTGGTCGTCATTATCCAACTTCTCTACATCCGCCGCGTGGAGGTCCGCTGA
- a CDS encoding ABC transporter substrate-binding protein: MTTVTRRNVLKGGAAVVGGMAGILATGRAPAYAQATTVHWLRWTDFVPASDQLLRNEIAKEGEKALGIKLNIETINANDIQARVTSAIQSGSGPDVVCVLNNWGQLYGESVADVSDLAEALGKSQGGFYETSRAVANDGKKWIAVPWCIVGLQIAYRKSWFAEIGYTDGKFPQTWEEYREAGKKLKAKGRPIGQTLGHTFGDAPAFAYPYLWSWGGKEVEADGKTVVLNSPATVESVKFMVAFWKDAHDEGGLAWDDSNNNRAFLSGTCSATLNGASIYIEALRKPDTYKTEAGGQLKDDILHAALPKGPGGQFSYHVPFSNLLMGYSKNQDAAKKFLGWIHSKDVYDKWFVSQKGFSVGPTTDWEKHKLWGDDPIMLPYKQAARTGRFAGYQGPSTRKAAEVVTKYIIIDMYAKAVQGMPAEDAVKWAEAELKKVYV, from the coding sequence ATGACGACGGTAACCCGACGTAACGTCCTCAAGGGCGGTGCCGCGGTTGTGGGCGGCATGGCCGGTATCTTGGCGACCGGCAGGGCGCCCGCCTATGCGCAAGCCACCACGGTGCACTGGCTGCGCTGGACCGACTTCGTTCCGGCGTCAGATCAGCTTCTGCGCAACGAGATCGCCAAGGAGGGCGAGAAGGCGCTCGGCATAAAGCTCAATATCGAGACCATCAACGCCAACGATATCCAGGCCCGCGTCACCTCGGCTATCCAGTCGGGGTCAGGCCCGGACGTCGTCTGTGTCCTCAACAATTGGGGGCAACTTTACGGCGAGAGCGTCGCGGATGTCAGCGACCTCGCTGAGGCACTCGGCAAGAGCCAGGGCGGCTTCTACGAAACATCCCGCGCGGTCGCCAATGACGGAAAAAAATGGATCGCAGTGCCGTGGTGCATCGTCGGCCTGCAGATCGCATACCGAAAGTCCTGGTTTGCCGAGATCGGCTACACGGATGGAAAATTTCCCCAGACTTGGGAAGAGTATCGCGAGGCCGGCAAGAAGCTGAAGGCAAAGGGACGGCCGATCGGCCAAACGCTGGGTCACACGTTCGGCGATGCGCCCGCCTTCGCTTACCCCTATCTGTGGTCCTGGGGCGGCAAAGAGGTCGAAGCAGACGGCAAGACCGTTGTGCTGAATAGCCCAGCGACAGTCGAGTCGGTAAAGTTCATGGTGGCCTTCTGGAAGGACGCCCACGATGAAGGCGGGCTCGCCTGGGACGATTCCAACAACAACCGCGCTTTTCTGTCCGGGACGTGCAGCGCCACGCTCAATGGCGCCTCGATCTACATCGAGGCTCTGCGTAAGCCGGATACCTACAAGACGGAGGCAGGCGGGCAATTGAAGGACGACATCCTGCACGCCGCGCTGCCCAAGGGCCCCGGCGGGCAGTTCAGCTATCACGTCCCGTTCTCGAACCTCCTGATGGGTTATTCGAAGAACCAGGATGCGGCGAAGAAATTCCTTGGCTGGATTCACTCCAAGGACGTCTACGACAAGTGGTTCGTCTCCCAGAAGGGCTTCTCGGTCGGCCCGACCACGGATTGGGAAAAGCACAAGCTGTGGGGCGACGACCCGATCATGCTGCCCTACAAGCAAGCGGCGCGCACAGGGCGCTTCGCTGGCTACCAAGGCCCCTCTACGCGCAAGGCAGCCGAGGTCGTTACCAAGTACATCATCATTGATATGTACGCAAAGGCCGTCCAAGGCATGCCCGCCGAGGATGCCGTGAAGTGGGCAGAGGCTGAGCTCAAGAAGGTCTACGTCTGA
- a CDS encoding ABC transporter ATP-binding protein: MGQVVLKGINKFFDSVHAVKDVNLQIRDKEFVVFVGPSGCGKTTTLRMIAGLEAISSGDISIDGNVVNELAPMDRDIAMVFQNYALYPHMSVYDNMAFGLKMRKFEKSEIDKRVLEAADILGIGELLKRRPRQLSGGQRQRVALGRAIVRHPRVFLFDEPLSNLDAKLRVQMRVELKKLHLRLGTTAIYVTHDQVEAMTLGDRVVVMKDGVVQQVGEPLELYNQPANKFVAGFIGSPAMNFAAVTVTEANGSLIAENSGLRIKLPDETAQRLRGHIGREVMLGVRPEDLTVAGSVDLGHPCFDAVIEVVEQLGSEILLDMKVGESIMVASIEPTARVRVGDKLRVAMRPSRLHVFDAQTEAAI, encoded by the coding sequence ATGGGCCAGGTCGTCCTCAAGGGGATCAACAAGTTCTTTGACAGCGTGCACGCTGTCAAAGACGTCAATCTGCAGATCCGCGATAAAGAGTTCGTGGTGTTCGTCGGCCCCTCCGGCTGTGGCAAGACGACGACGCTCAGGATGATCGCCGGGCTTGAAGCGATCAGTTCCGGCGATATTTCCATCGACGGCAACGTGGTCAATGAATTGGCGCCCATGGACCGCGACATCGCCATGGTGTTCCAGAACTACGCGCTGTACCCGCACATGAGCGTGTACGACAACATGGCGTTCGGCCTGAAGATGCGCAAATTCGAAAAGTCCGAGATAGACAAGCGCGTGCTGGAGGCGGCTGACATCCTCGGCATCGGCGAATTGCTAAAGCGCAGGCCACGCCAGCTCTCAGGCGGCCAGCGCCAGCGCGTGGCGTTAGGCCGTGCTATCGTGCGCCACCCTCGCGTGTTCCTGTTCGACGAGCCGCTGTCGAACCTCGATGCCAAGCTGCGGGTGCAGATGCGCGTTGAGCTGAAGAAGTTGCATCTGCGACTCGGCACTACAGCCATTTACGTTACTCATGATCAAGTCGAAGCCATGACGCTGGGTGACCGGGTCGTGGTCATGAAAGACGGCGTGGTGCAGCAGGTGGGGGAGCCGCTAGAGTTGTACAATCAGCCCGCCAACAAGTTTGTCGCCGGCTTCATCGGCTCCCCGGCCATGAATTTCGCCGCCGTTACGGTGACCGAGGCGAACGGATCGCTGATCGCCGAGAACTCCGGCCTGCGCATCAAGCTACCGGACGAGACCGCGCAGCGGCTGCGCGGCCATATCGGACGCGAGGTCATGCTCGGCGTGCGGCCGGAGGACCTCACCGTGGCGGGTAGCGTTGATCTCGGCCACCCATGCTTCGATGCTGTGATTGAGGTGGTCGAGCAACTCGGCTCGGAAATCCTGCTCGATATGAAGGTCGGCGAGAGCATCATGGTGGCGAGCATCGAGCCGACCGCAAGGGTGAGGGTGGGCGATAAGCTGCGCGTTGCCATGCGGCCTTCCAGGCTTCACGTTTTCGACGCGCAGACCGAGGCGGCCATCTAA